In Aliarcobacter faecis, a genomic segment contains:
- a CDS encoding tRNA threonylcarbamoyladenosine dehydratase, which yields MQYSRTKMLFGEEALKKFQETKIILFGVGGIGSFALDALYNTGITNITIVDFDTYEASNQNRQLGSHGNIGRVKVEVLKERYPEVTPICVKVTPEWIDNFDFSSYDYILDAIDDITPKVHLIKKHFTKIISTGGGAKRIDPTKIEYKSIWETYNDKFIKKVREELKKQGFKKKFKVIFSTEVPLCVEKGSFEGVTASFGLMMASVTIQKIVKKLQK from the coding sequence ATGCAATATAGTAGAACAAAAATGCTTTTTGGAGAAGAGGCTTTAAAAAAATTCCAAGAGACAAAAATAATACTTTTTGGAGTTGGAGGAATTGGAAGTTTTGCTCTTGATGCCTTATATAATACAGGAATTACAAATATAACAATAGTTGATTTTGATACCTATGAAGCTTCAAATCAAAATAGACAACTAGGAAGCCATGGAAATATTGGAAGAGTTAAAGTTGAAGTTTTAAAAGAAAGATATCCAGAAGTTACTCCAATTTGTGTAAAAGTTACACCAGAGTGGATAGATAATTTTGATTTTTCATCTTATGATTATATTTTAGATGCAATTGATGATATTACACCAAAAGTTCACTTAATAAAAAAACATTTTACAAAAATAATAAGCACTGGTGGTGGAGCAAAAAGAATAGACCCAACAAAAATAGAGTATAAATCAATTTGGGAAACTTATAATGATAAATTTATAAAAAAAGTAAGAGAAGAGTTAAAAAAACAAGGTTTCAAGAAAAAATTCAAAGTAATTTTTTCAACAGAAGTTCCTCTTTGTGTAGAAAAAGGTAGTTTTGAAGGTGTTACAGCATCTTTTGGATTAATGATGGCATCTGTTACTATTCAAAAAATAGTTAAGAAATTGCAAAAATAA
- a CDS encoding chemotaxis protein CheV codes for MSGISGSVEQMTQGHLRNVQQLAVFYTGHNNIYAINIAKVKAFIITEEVAINDTPRDTNIIAGIATIRGEPVTLINLDAWLGQTPLDIKEYKLIIFCEFNHKKIGFLIKDMLDIVEKTTQDLRHTEETNSKITYTTYVKVNNKDELCTVFNAEQLLRDIKWTDDGEDDVRKYVVGKIDSSKVILAAEDSGVAREVLTKFFKQTGVRYEVYTNGTLLLQRIEELNPEQIGMILTDIEMPGTDGYQVASFVKNSKKYEHIPVIVNSSMTTDAVRGKMSQIGVEGFVGKTDINSLYDLTKKFLLK; via the coding sequence ATGAGCGGTATTAGTGGTAGTGTTGAGCAAATGACACAAGGGCATTTGCGAAATGTTCAACAATTAGCAGTATTTTACACTGGTCATAATAATATTTACGCAATCAATATAGCAAAAGTTAAAGCTTTTATAATAACTGAGGAAGTTGCAATAAATGATACTCCAAGAGATACAAATATTATTGCTGGAATTGCTACAATTAGAGGTGAGCCTGTAACTTTAATCAATCTTGATGCTTGGCTTGGACAAACACCATTAGATATAAAAGAGTATAAACTTATAATTTTTTGTGAATTTAATCATAAAAAAATTGGTTTCTTAATAAAAGATATGCTCGATATCGTAGAAAAAACAACTCAAGATTTAAGACACACTGAAGAGACAAATTCAAAAATAACTTATACAACATATGTAAAAGTAAATAATAAAGATGAACTTTGTACAGTATTTAATGCTGAACAACTTTTAAGAGATATTAAATGGACAGATGATGGTGAAGATGATGTTAGAAAATATGTTGTTGGAAAAATCGACTCTTCAAAAGTTATTTTAGCTGCTGAAGATTCAGGCGTTGCAAGAGAAGTTTTAACTAAATTCTTTAAACAAACTGGAGTTAGATATGAAGTTTATACAAATGGAACTCTACTTTTACAAAGAATTGAAGAGTTAAATCCTGAGCAAATAGGTATGATTTTAACTGATATAGAAATGCCAGGAACTGATGGTTATCAAGTTGCATCATTTGTAAAAAATAGTAAAAAATATGAGCATATTCCAGTGATTGTAAACTCATCTATGACAACAGATGCAGTAAGAGGAAAGATGAGTCAAATTGGAGTTGAAGGGTTCGTAGGGAAAACAGATATCAACTCTTTATATGATTTAACAAAAAAATTCCTTTTAAAATAA
- the argH gene encoding argininosuccinate lyase codes for MVQKNNQILKNTNAELLDQFNASIMFDKKLYSQDIRGSIAHSKMLALQNIISNDEQKLIEKGLLQVLEEIENGKFKFSLEYEDIHMAVENRLTQIIGDAGKRLHTARSRNDQVCTDFTLYVQEKTKSIEKQLLTLIETFVNLASKHTKTIMPGMTHLQHAQPINFGYHMMAYANMFKRDFERFNSSYERNNFSPLGSAALAGTPHNIDRFKTAELLGFCAPTQNAMDTVSNRDFALELLFNISTTMMHISRISEELILWSSYEFRFIRMSDMYATTSSIMPQKKNPDVPELLRGKTGRVYGNLISLLTVMKSLPLAYNKDTQEDKEGVFDSVETIEISLSILNEVIKTMTILEDNMLEASKIGHLTATDLADYLVQKQNMPFREAYYLTKEVVQKANSLNKDISELTITEIRNSSKELENIDEEIVSYLSLENSMNSRNSFGGTSTKQTEIQIDSFNNWLKEVL; via the coding sequence ATGGTACAAAAAAATAACCAAATTTTGAAAAATACAAATGCTGAACTTTTAGACCAGTTTAATGCTTCAATTATGTTTGATAAGAAGTTATATTCTCAAGATATAAGAGGTTCAATTGCTCACTCAAAAATGTTAGCTTTACAAAATATTATTTCAAATGATGAACAAAAGTTGATAGAAAAAGGGCTTCTACAAGTTTTAGAAGAGATAGAAAATGGAAAGTTTAAATTTTCTTTAGAGTATGAAGATATTCATATGGCAGTTGAGAATAGACTTACGCAAATTATTGGAGATGCAGGGAAAAGACTTCATACTGCAAGAAGTAGAAATGACCAAGTTTGTACAGATTTTACTTTATATGTACAAGAGAAAACAAAATCTATAGAGAAACAACTTTTAACTCTTATTGAAACTTTTGTCAATTTAGCTTCAAAACATACAAAAACTATAATGCCAGGAATGACTCACTTACAACATGCTCAACCAATTAATTTTGGATACCATATGATGGCTTATGCAAATATGTTTAAAAGGGATTTTGAAAGATTTAATTCTTCTTATGAGAGGAATAATTTTTCACCACTAGGAAGTGCTGCATTAGCTGGAACACCACATAATATTGATAGATTTAAAACAGCAGAACTTTTAGGATTTTGTGCTCCTACACAAAATGCTATGGATACAGTCTCTAATAGAGATTTTGCTTTGGAGCTTTTATTTAATATCTCTACAACTATGATGCATATTAGTCGTATTTCAGAAGAGCTTATTTTATGGTCATCTTATGAGTTCAGATTTATAAGAATGAGTGATATGTATGCAACAACAAGTTCTATTATGCCACAAAAGAAAAATCCAGATGTTCCTGAACTTCTAAGAGGAAAAACTGGAAGAGTTTATGGAAATTTAATCTCTTTATTAACTGTTATGAAATCACTTCCATTAGCATATAATAAAGATACACAAGAGGATAAAGAGGGTGTTTTTGACTCGGTTGAGACTATTGAGATTTCACTTTCTATTTTAAATGAAGTTATAAAAACTATGACTATACTTGAAGATAATATGTTAGAAGCCTCTAAAATAGGGCATTTAACAGCAACAGATTTAGCTGATTATTTAGTACAAAAACAAAATATGCCATTTCGTGAAGCTTATTATCTTACAAAAGAGGTTGTACAAAAAGCAAATAGTTTGAATAAAGATATTAGTGAATTAACTATTACAGAGATTAGAAATTCATCAAAAGAGCTTGAAAATATTGATGAAGAGATAGTTTCATATTTAAGTTTAGAAAATTCAATGAATAGTAGAAACTCTTTTGGTGGAACATCTACAAAACAAACAGAAATTCAAATTGATAGTTTTAATAATTGGTTAAAAGAAGTATTATAA
- a CDS encoding GGDEF domain-containing protein, protein MKNIKDITKNTLANLSKKGISTTPENYFIEFKDQAYDLNTDIEEINLFEILKNSISEDETEDIEIKSYNDLVKILQKRVPTEDLKKLIIALNDILKPSVNFDMIEEIEIFISKLLEKPKDLTSTETIKTLKKLSKRRVSNDRQVLKEKTEDIMKLTSLMSRYFDKTLTDGVNSNEEIIKIKDELISLDISKFSHRELRIVQKKLIDTIFKIEATLNKNKQILVDNKEKFDYLNKQIEELQKELILVKEEHQVDYLTSLLNRRAYDYEVEKMERKYLVFHSNFAIIFYDIDHFKDINDKYGHACGDAVLKSFAKILKELTRKEDVIARYGGEEFVALIHYQDEIEVSRYVKRVKNTIKDTSFIYSNNKIKLTFSAGISFRNKYDTFSEAKKRADELLYKAKNQGRDIIFLDNNEEL, encoded by the coding sequence TTGAAAAATATTAAAGATATTACAAAAAATACACTGGCAAATCTATCTAAAAAAGGAATATCAACTACTCCTGAAAATTATTTTATAGAGTTTAAAGATCAAGCTTATGACTTAAATACAGATATCGAAGAGATAAATCTATTTGAAATCCTAAAAAACTCTATTTCAGAAGATGAAACAGAAGATATAGAGATAAAATCATATAATGACCTTGTAAAAATTCTTCAAAAAAGAGTTCCAACAGAAGATTTAAAAAAACTAATAATTGCTTTAAATGATATACTAAAACCATCTGTAAACTTTGATATGATTGAAGAAATAGAAATATTTATATCAAAACTTTTAGAAAAACCAAAAGATTTAACTTCAACTGAAACTATTAAAACACTTAAAAAGCTATCAAAACGAAGAGTTTCAAATGATAGACAAGTTTTAAAAGAGAAGACTGAAGATATTATGAAATTAACTTCACTTATGAGTAGATATTTTGATAAAACTCTAACTGATGGAGTTAATTCAAATGAGGAAATCATAAAAATAAAAGATGAACTAATATCTCTTGATATATCAAAATTTTCACATAGAGAACTAAGAATTGTTCAAAAAAAATTAATAGACACAATTTTCAAAATTGAAGCTACACTAAATAAAAATAAACAGATATTAGTAGATAATAAAGAGAAATTTGATTATCTAAACAAACAAATTGAAGAGCTTCAAAAAGAGCTTATTTTAGTAAAAGAAGAGCATCAAGTTGATTATCTAACATCTTTATTAAATAGAAGAGCTTATGATTATGAAGTTGAAAAAATGGAGAGAAAATATCTAGTATTTCACTCAAATTTTGCAATTATATTTTATGATATTGACCATTTTAAAGATATAAATGACAAGTATGGTCACGCTTGTGGAGATGCTGTTTTAAAAAGTTTTGCAAAAATTCTAAAAGAGCTAACTAGAAAAGAAGATGTTATTGCAAGATATGGTGGTGAGGAGTTTGTAGCTTTAATTCACTATCAAGATGAAATTGAAGTTTCAAGATATGTAAAAAGGGTAAAAAATACTATAAAAGATACAAGTTTTATCTATAGTAATAATAAAATAAAACTTACTTTTTCAGCTGGTATTAGTTTTAGAAATAAATATGATACTTTTTCTGAAGCAAAAAAACGAGCTGATGAGCTACTTTATAAAGCAAAAAACCAAGGTAGAGATATAATCTTTTTAGATAATAATGAAGAGCTTTAA
- a CDS encoding CBS domain-containing protein, with translation MFTIYNNGIVDYKSSTENLYNVKNINETTKFTFDPKEDSVKDFQNKQDQNGEKKKQEQFLSSYKKISQINQGNQFFFVRDIMSQDLLYIDNSHTIKEAYELLKDKKTAQIPVTTIDKKIVGLIDAKFILSLLMQNLDEPNLLLNRRLKDISFPEIITTNPDSELKDVIKIMFDFEIGTMAVVNEEGLLKGIISKSYIFKAMSCIPQLEIWS, from the coding sequence ATGTTTACAATATATAATAATGGAATAGTAGATTATAAAAGTTCAACAGAAAATTTATATAATGTAAAAAATATTAATGAAACTACGAAATTTACATTTGATCCTAAAGAGGATTCAGTAAAAGATTTTCAAAATAAACAAGATCAAAATGGTGAAAAAAAGAAGCAAGAGCAATTTTTATCATCATATAAAAAGATATCACAAATAAATCAAGGTAATCAGTTTTTTTTTGTAAGAGATATAATGAGCCAAGATCTCTTATATATAGATAATAGTCATACTATAAAAGAGGCTTATGAACTTTTAAAAGATAAAAAAACTGCACAAATTCCAGTGACAACAATAGATAAAAAGATTGTTGGTTTAATAGATGCAAAATTTATCTTATCTTTATTAATGCAAAATTTAGATGAGCCAAATTTACTTTTAAATAGAAGATTAAAGGATATTAGTTTTCCTGAAATTATTACAACAAATCCAGATTCTGAACTAAAAGATGTGATAAAAATAATGTTCGATTTTGAAATAGGCACTATGGCAGTTGTTAATGAAGAAGGACTTTTAAAAGGAATAATTTCAAAAAGTTATATTTTTAAAGCTATGTCTTGTATTCCACAGTTAGAGATTTGGAGCTAA
- a CDS encoding NifU family protein, whose protein sequence is MINDIEEIYSKKIESRINDPKNIGEITRLEAKELGCRLVVADFETNGADTIRMYWAVNKDNIIVRAKFKSFTGGLLLALNDMMTELCIFKSVEKVANLFKTDVEFALRDEPQIPALSIIELHEKFTNFVVLKKAALNSEKRDMNDFEDDYIVCECARVTLGVIKQAIKDFSITTVEEIGNITKAGIFCKSCKNEGGLEDKEIYLNDILEQTLEEIKEQSKEEPSYSNSTFENMTKEQRIELIEDILDEDVRPMLIMDGGNMEILDIVESAPHYDLYIRYLGACSGCSAGSMGTLYAIESILQRKIDENIRVLPI, encoded by the coding sequence ATGATAAATGATATAGAAGAGATTTACTCAAAAAAGATAGAAAGTAGAATTAATGACCCAAAAAATATTGGTGAAATTACAAGACTTGAAGCAAAAGAGTTAGGCTGTAGGCTTGTTGTTGCTGATTTTGAAACAAATGGAGCTGATACAATTAGAATGTATTGGGCAGTAAATAAAGATAATATTATTGTAAGGGCAAAGTTTAAATCATTTACAGGTGGTTTATTACTTGCTTTAAATGATATGATGACAGAACTATGTATCTTTAAAAGTGTTGAAAAAGTAGCAAATTTATTTAAGACTGATGTTGAATTTGCCCTAAGAGATGAACCACAAATACCAGCTCTTAGTATAATTGAATTACACGAAAAATTTACAAATTTTGTTGTGCTTAAAAAAGCTGCTTTGAACTCAGAAAAAAGAGATATGAATGATTTTGAAGATGATTATATTGTTTGTGAGTGTGCTAGAGTTACTTTAGGAGTTATAAAACAAGCAATAAAAGATTTTTCGATAACTACAGTTGAGGAAATAGGTAATATTACAAAAGCTGGAATTTTCTGTAAATCCTGTAAAAATGAGGGTGGCTTGGAAGATAAAGAGATTTATTTAAATGATATTTTAGAACAAACTTTAGAAGAGATAAAAGAGCAGAGTAAAGAAGAACCAAGTTATAGTAACTCTACTTTTGAAAATATGACAAAAGAGCAAAGAATAGAGTTAATTGAAGATATTTTAGATGAAGATGTAAGACCTATGCTTATTATGGATGGTGGGAATATGGAGATTTTAGATATTGTTGAATCAGCACCACATTATGATTTATATATTAGATATTTAGGTGCTTGTAGTGGTTGTAGTGCAGGAAGTATGGGAACACTTTATGCGATTGAGTCGATTCTACAAAGAAAAATTGATGAAAATATAAGAGTCTTACCTATATAA
- the sufB gene encoding Fe-S cluster assembly protein SufB, whose translation MSDNQELHDIINKDYKLGFETLVQSDTFAKGLNEDVIRAISAKKEEPEFLLDFRLKAYEKWLKMEEPAWTNLQYPKIDYQDYAYYSAPKKPLGSLDEVDPEILKTYEKLGIPLEEQKMLAGVAVDAVFDSVSIKTTYQEELEKLGIIFCSISEASHRFPELVKTYLASVVPVTDNYFAALNSAVFTDGSFVYIPKNTRCPMELSTYFRINALNTGQFERTLIICDEGSYVSYNEGCSAPSRDDRQLHAAVVELVALKNGHIKYSTIQNWYPGDDTGKGGILNFVTKRALCKGDNSKVSWTQVETGSSITWKYPSCVLQGDNSVGEFYSVAVTSRAQQADTGTKMIHLGKNTKSTIISKGISAMKGVNAYRGLVRVGKNAHNARNISECDSLLIGHKCQAHTYPYHEIRNSSANIEHEATTSKISDEQLFYLNQRGIDEEDAIAMIVNGFCKEVLKELPMEFAAEAKELLNISLEGSVG comes from the coding sequence ATGAGTGACAATCAAGAATTACATGACATTATAAACAAAGATTATAAACTTGGCTTTGAAACTTTAGTTCAAAGTGATACCTTTGCTAAAGGTTTAAATGAAGATGTGATAAGAGCTATTAGTGCAAAAAAAGAAGAGCCAGAGTTTTTACTAGATTTTAGACTTAAAGCCTATGAAAAATGGCTAAAAATGGAAGAACCTGCTTGGACAAACTTACAATACCCAAAGATTGATTATCAAGATTATGCTTACTATTCAGCACCTAAAAAACCTCTTGGTTCTTTAGATGAAGTAGATCCTGAAATTCTTAAAACTTATGAGAAACTAGGGATTCCACTTGAAGAGCAAAAAATGTTAGCTGGAGTTGCTGTTGATGCTGTCTTTGACTCTGTTTCAATAAAAACTACATATCAAGAAGAGCTTGAAAAATTAGGAATTATATTTTGCTCTATTAGTGAAGCATCACATAGATTCCCAGAACTTGTAAAAACTTATTTAGCAAGTGTTGTTCCTGTAACTGATAACTATTTTGCAGCACTAAATAGTGCAGTATTTACAGATGGAAGTTTTGTATATATTCCAAAAAATACAAGATGTCCAATGGAATTATCAACATATTTTAGAATAAATGCTTTAAATACTGGACAATTTGAAAGAACTTTAATTATCTGTGATGAAGGAAGTTATGTATCTTATAATGAAGGTTGTTCTGCTCCAAGCAGAGACGATAGACAACTTCATGCTGCCGTTGTTGAATTAGTTGCACTTAAAAATGGTCATATAAAATATTCAACTATTCAAAACTGGTATCCTGGAGATGACACAGGAAAAGGTGGAATACTAAATTTTGTTACAAAAAGAGCCTTATGTAAAGGTGATAACTCAAAAGTATCTTGGACTCAAGTAGAGACTGGTTCATCAATTACATGGAAATATCCATCTTGTGTACTTCAAGGAGATAATAGTGTAGGAGAGTTCTACTCTGTTGCAGTTACTTCACGAGCTCAACAAGCTGATACTGGTACAAAAATGATACACTTAGGAAAAAATACAAAATCTACAATCATCTCAAAAGGTATTTCTGCTATGAAAGGTGTAAATGCGTATAGAGGATTGGTTCGAGTTGGGAAAAATGCACACAATGCTAGAAATATCTCTGAGTGTGATTCACTTTTAATTGGACATAAGTGTCAAGCACATACATATCCATACCATGAGATAAGAAATAGTAGTGCAAATATAGAACATGAAGCTACTACATCAAAAATCTCTGATGAGCAACTATTCTACTTAAATCAAAGAGGAATAGATGAAGAAGACGCTATTGCTATGATTGTAAATGGTTTTTGTAAAGAGGTTTTAAAAGAGTTACCAATGGAGTTTGCTGCTGAAGCAAAAGAGTTATTAAATATTTCACTAGAAGGAAGTGTAGGTTAA
- the sufC gene encoding Fe-S cluster assembly ATPase SufC has translation MSTNKTLLKIEDLKVSINDNEILKGLNLEIKEGEVHALMGVNGAGKSTLVKTLAAHYDCNVTDGKVTFKNKDLLELDVSERANEGIFMSFQSPVEVAGVNNSYFLRTAMNAKRAYQGKEELDAMQFLKLVKEETSKFDIDRKLLQRDLNDGFSGGEKKRNELVQLLMLQPDLIMLDEIDSGLDVDAIKIVANVINSMLDGKKSVLMITHYDRLLELIKPDFVHILSDGKIAKTGDYSLALELDEKGFEALGINNANS, from the coding sequence ATGAGTACAAATAAAACATTATTAAAAATTGAAGATTTAAAAGTAAGTATAAATGATAATGAGATTTTAAAAGGGCTAAATTTAGAGATAAAAGAGGGTGAAGTTCATGCTTTAATGGGTGTAAATGGTGCAGGAAAATCAACTTTAGTTAAAACTCTTGCTGCACATTATGACTGTAATGTAACAGATGGAAAAGTTACTTTTAAAAATAAAGATTTATTAGAGTTAGATGTATCAGAAAGAGCAAATGAAGGTATTTTTATGAGTTTTCAAAGCCCTGTTGAAGTTGCTGGTGTAAATAATAGCTACTTTTTAAGAACAGCTATGAATGCAAAAAGAGCCTATCAAGGAAAAGAAGAGCTCGATGCAATGCAATTTTTAAAACTTGTAAAAGAGGAAACTTCAAAGTTTGATATAGATAGAAAACTTTTACAAAGAGATTTAAATGATGGCTTTAGTGGTGGTGAGAAAAAAAGAAATGAGTTAGTTCAACTTTTAATGCTTCAACCAGATTTAATTATGCTTGATGAGATTGATAGTGGACTTGATGTTGATGCTATAAAAATAGTGGCAAATGTTATAAACTCTATGCTAGATGGGAAAAAATCTGTTTTAATGATTACACACTATGATAGACTTTTAGAGCTGATAAAACCTGATTTTGTACATATTTTAAGTGATGGGAAAATAGCTAAAACTGGAGATTATAGTCTAGCACTAGAGCTAGATGAGAAAGGTTTTGAAGCATTAGGAATAAATAATGCAAATAGCTAA
- a CDS encoding SufD family Fe-S cluster assembly protein, with translation MQIANIENLNLPQKREEEFLKIDFAPLFNFDFKEHKTLNFTLDLKTIKDDEDYESKLFSIANRFDDTKKVLTIEKDIDEPLVLINHIKDNETLFSNNLLIEIKNGVKASIIEIFINSSKNSSILANRTIKVEKDASLEYIKVQDIATENSLIYSCKVVQDDKSNLEISNFEFGDGFCVNSFENKIDSLEVNYELNGLNKLRNSTSVSTLVKTTHNNQSSRSNINYKNSLLASSRAVVKIKSIVTQNGLYSKAFQNCNSILLSDDAVIFAQPFLEIFIDELEASHGTTTGTLNKDQLLYLQARGISKERAYEMLLEAFENSIKDNIKDEKIKQFLEEYKKESYI, from the coding sequence ATGCAAATAGCTAATATAGAAAATCTAAACCTTCCACAAAAAAGAGAGGAAGAGTTTTTAAAAATAGATTTTGCACCACTTTTTAATTTCGATTTTAAAGAGCATAAAACTTTAAATTTTACTCTTGATTTAAAAACTATAAAAGATGATGAAGATTATGAATCAAAACTATTTTCTATTGCAAATAGATTTGATGATACTAAAAAAGTTTTAACTATTGAAAAAGATATAGATGAACCACTAGTTTTAATAAACCATATAAAAGATAATGAAACACTATTTTCAAATAATCTTTTAATTGAAATTAAAAATGGAGTAAAAGCATCTATTATTGAAATTTTTATAAACTCTTCAAAAAACTCATCAATTTTGGCAAATAGAACTATCAAAGTTGAAAAAGATGCAAGTTTAGAGTATATAAAAGTTCAAGATATAGCAACAGAAAATTCGCTTATTTACTCTTGTAAAGTAGTTCAAGATGATAAATCAAATTTAGAAATTTCAAATTTTGAGTTTGGGGATGGATTTTGTGTAAATAGTTTTGAAAATAAAATTGACTCATTAGAAGTAAACTATGAATTAAATGGATTAAATAAGTTAAGAAATAGTACTTCAGTTTCAACTTTAGTAAAAACTACACATAATAATCAAAGTTCAAGAAGTAATATAAACTATAAAAATTCACTTCTTGCTTCTAGTCGAGCCGTTGTAAAAATAAAATCAATAGTTACTCAAAATGGACTTTATTCAAAAGCATTTCAAAACTGTAACTCAATACTTTTAAGTGATGATGCAGTTATTTTTGCTCAACCATTTTTAGAAATTTTTATTGATGAATTAGAAGCTAGTCATGGAACAACAACAGGAACACTAAATAAAGACCAACTTTTATATCTTCAAGCTAGAGGGATAAGTAAAGAAAGAGCATATGAGATGCTTTTAGAAGCATTTGAAAACTCTATAAAAGATAATATAAAAGATGAAAAAATTAAACAATTTTTAGAAGAGTATAAAAAAGAGAGCTATATTTAA
- a CDS encoding aminotransferase class V-fold PLP-dependent enzyme has product MYKKDFPYFANSKSVYLDNGSTTQKPQSVIDATVDYYSIYCSNTHRSSFGDANKATTQFENTREVLQKFINANKKEEIIFTSGVTQSINFIASSFGKKFKNIIISSLEHHANIVPWHMQGRVLGKGLEVVNCNKNFDFDFIHFEELLKANPNSFVSIAHVTNAFGKVHDIKKIISLAHKYECPVMIDGAQSLSSFKIDVQELDCDFFAISGHKTFGPTGVGAIYIKEKFHNLVDPYQTGGATINIVDLEKGSTFLPSPYKFEAGTQNIAGVIAFAKSLEYIELIGYETIQKRKDELIKYLDSELKKLPDIIFYNDLEDCSGTRSFNFKEIMHDDISILLDKMGIAVRVGHHCAQPIMKKLGIKGTIRVSLAFYNDFEDIDKLISSLKRAMSMLKD; this is encoded by the coding sequence ATGTATAAAAAAGATTTTCCATATTTTGCTAACTCAAAAAGTGTATATTTAGATAATGGATCAACTACTCAAAAACCTCAAAGTGTAATTGATGCAACAGTTGATTACTACTCAATTTATTGTTCAAACACTCATAGAAGTAGTTTTGGTGATGCAAATAAAGCAACAACTCAGTTTGAAAATACAAGAGAAGTTTTACAAAAATTTATAAATGCAAATAAAAAAGAGGAGATTATTTTTACAAGTGGTGTTACACAAAGTATAAATTTTATAGCCTCTTCTTTTGGAAAGAAATTTAAAAATATCATTATTTCAAGTCTTGAACACCATGCAAATATTGTACCTTGGCATATGCAAGGACGAGTTTTAGGTAAAGGACTTGAAGTTGTAAATTGTAATAAAAATTTTGATTTTGATTTTATACATTTTGAAGAACTTTTAAAAGCAAATCCAAACTCATTTGTAAGTATTGCACATGTTACAAATGCTTTTGGAAAAGTTCATGATATAAAAAAAATTATCTCATTAGCACATAAATATGAGTGCCCAGTTATGATTGATGGAGCTCAAAGTTTAAGTAGTTTTAAAATAGATGTACAAGAACTTGATTGTGATTTTTTTGCTATTTCAGGACATAAAACTTTTGGACCAACTGGAGTTGGAGCTATTTATATAAAAGAGAAATTCCACAATTTAGTAGATCCTTACCAAACAGGTGGAGCAACTATAAATATAGTTGATTTAGAAAAAGGAAGCACTTTTTTACCAAGCCCTTATAAATTTGAAGCTGGAACTCAAAATATTGCTGGAGTTATAGCATTTGCTAAATCTTTAGAGTATATAGAACTTATTGGTTATGAAACTATACAAAAAAGAAAAGATGAACTTATAAAATATCTTGATAGTGAACTAAAAAAACTACCAGATATAATTTTTTACAACGATTTAGAAGATTGTAGCGGAACTAGAAGTTTTAACTTCAAAGAAATTATGCATGATGATATATCTATTTTACTTGATAAAATGGGGATAGCTGTAAGAGTTGGTCATCATTGTGCTCAACCAATTATGAAAAAACTTGGAATTAAAGGTACTATTAGAGTTAGTTTAGCTTTTTATAATGATTTTGAAGATATAGATAAACTAATTTCAAGTTTAAAAAGAGCAATGAGTATGCTAAAGGATTAA
- a CDS encoding SufE family protein, with protein MSIEKRVANIKEDLEFFDEELAKYEYIIDLGKKLPPFDEKNQIPENIVHGCTSQVWLICEKKDDKLFFYGTSDAIIVKGLVYIILDIFSNSSIEELKKVDMDIVKELNLSEVITPNRQSGVIGMIKKIKEYALKY; from the coding sequence ATGAGTATAGAAAAAAGAGTCGCAAATATAAAAGAGGATTTAGAGTTTTTTGATGAAGAGTTAGCTAAATATGAATATATTATTGATTTAGGGAAAAAACTTCCTCCTTTTGATGAAAAAAATCAAATTCCTGAAAATATAGTTCATGGTTGTACTTCTCAAGTTTGGTTAATTTGTGAAAAAAAAGATGATAAACTATTTTTTTATGGTACAAGTGATGCAATTATAGTAAAAGGTTTAGTTTATATCATTTTAGATATTTTTTCTAATTCTTCAATAGAAGAGTTAAAGAAAGTTGATATGGATATAGTAAAAGAGTTAAATTTAAGTGAGGTTATAACTCCAAATAGACAAAGTGGAGTTATTGGGATGATAAAAAAAATAAAAGAGTATGCTTTAAAATATTAA